In the genome of bacterium, the window GTCAAATAGAAATGAAAAGTGTTCAAATTTATATCCAATAGAAGTTCCCTGTCCTGATGTATTTTCTAATAATATTTTGATTTTACTGATTGAAAAATTTTTGAGTGTATTTATAACATTCTCAATTCCCTTTTTTTCTCCAATTCCTTTATGAAAACCCGGATGTAAAACATAAAAATCAGCTTTTAAATTTTCACTTTCTTCAATTTCTTTTTCAAGCAGTTGCACAATTTTCTTTTTTTCCTTAATATTATTTTCTGCAACATTTAAAATGTAAGGCATATGAATTACAATCGGTTTTATTTTTTTTAATTTTATTTTTTCTCTGAACCTTATTATTTCTTCTATGCTTTTTTCTTTTCTTTTCCAACTTCTCGGATTTGAAAGAAAAATTTGAAAACAATTACATCCCAGATATTCACAGTATTCCAGTGTTTTTTCAATTCCTTCTCCAATCCATAAATGAGCACCCACGCGCATAGAAAAATTTTAGTTTTTAAAATACTATCAGTCAAAATTTGACAGAAAATTTTATAGTGCTATATTTAATTTTTAAAATCAAAGATATTAAATCAAAAAAGGAGGTTAAAGATGAAAATAGGATGTCAGGAGGGGCTTTTACCTGGAAGAGATTTAAGTGAAAAGTTTGAAATTGCAAGAAAAATTGGTTTTGAAGGAATAGAGGTGTGGGGAAGAGGATTACTTGAGGTACCTGAAAAAATTGATGAATATAAAAAAATTTCAGAAAAGATAGGTATTAAGATTTCAAGTATATGTGCTGGTTACAGAAATTTTTTACTTGAAGCAGAAAAAGAAAACAGAACAAAAGCAAGAGAAGATATAAAAAAATTGCTTGAAATAGGTAAAGAACTGGAAGTAATTGGTTTAATTCTTGTTCCAATTTTTGGTTCTCCAAAAGTCCCTGATTTAACTCCTTATAAAAATGCTTATGAACTTGAAAAAGAATTGCTATTTTCACAATTACCAGAAATAGTTGAAAAAGCAGAAGAAACAAAATGTGCTTTATTACTTGAACCATTAAATAGGTATGAGACACATTTTTTAAACAGATTGGAACAGGCGGTTGAATATTGTGAAAAGATAAATAGTCCATATTTAAAAATAATGGCAGATTTTTTCCATATGAGTATAGAAGAAGCAGATATTGCTGAATCAATAGAAAGAGCAGGAAAATGGATTGCTCATGTTCATCTTGCTGATAGTAATAGAATTTTACCTGGTATGGGACATACAGATTTTGAAAGTGGATTTAAGGCACTTAAGAAGATTAATTTTGAAAATTATATGGTTCTTGAATGTGGAGTTCCTGAACCAAGAAAAGAAAATTTAAGAAAAAGTTTTAATTTTATGAAAAATATTTTGAATAAAATTTAAAAGGAGGAAATAAAAAATGGAAATAAAAATTAGTTTTATTGGTTGTGGAGGAATTGCAAATGCTCATATGAATGCTTTATCAAAAATAGAAGGAGTGAAATTTGTAGGAATGTGTGATGTGGATGAAAATAAAGCAAAAGCAGCAAGTGAAAAATTTGGAGGCAAAGTTTATACTGACTATAAGAAAATGCTTGAACAACTTGAATTAGATGCCTGTTATATATGTGTCCCTCCTTTTGCTCATGAAGAACAGGAGGAGATGTGTATAGAAAAAAATATTCCATTTCTTGTTGAAAAGCCAATTCATTTAAATAAAAATAAGGTTAAAAAAATTGTTGAGAAAATAAAAGAGAAAAATTTAATAACTGCTGTTGGTTATCAAGATAGATATCAGGATATAATTGCCTATATTAAGCCATTTTTTTCTGAAGGTAATCTTGGATTTTTTGCTGGCTGGTGGGTTGGAGGAATGCCTGGTGTTTACTGGTGGAGAAGAAAAGAAATGTCAGGAGGACAGGCAGTTGAACAAACAACACATATTTTTGATATGGCAAGATATCTTGTTGGAGAACCTGTTGAAGTTTTTGCAGTAAAGAGGGTAGGACTTATGAAAGATGTTGAAAATTATAATGTTGAGGATGCTTCTGCGGTTAGTGTTTATTTTGAAGATGGGACTTTTGGAGTTATATTTTCAGGTTGTTTTTTGAAAGTCCCAGGTAAATGTGGACTTGATTTTTATTTTAAAGACAAAACTATTGAATACACAGAAAGACACAAAATAAAGATAAACTATGGAAATAAAATTGAGGAGATTTATGAAAAAGGAGACCTTTTACTTAAAGAAGATAGTGCATTTATAGAGGCGGTCAGGACGAAAAATCAGTCCTTAATAAAATCATCTTATGAAGATGGTTATAAATCTCTTATGTTTACTTTATATGCAAATGAGGCAATGGAAAAAAACAAAGTTGTAAAAGTAAAATATTAAAAATTTAAGGAGGTAAAAAATGATAAAGATAGGAATTATAGGAGCAGGGGGTATTTCTCAGGTAGCACATATCCCAAATTTTCAGAAAATAGATGGTGTTAAAGTTGAAGCAATATGTGATATAAATGAAGAAAAATTGAATTATGTAGCAGATAAGTTTAATATTCCAAAAAAATTTACTGACTGGGAAAAAATGGTTGAAGAAGATATGGATGCTGTTGTTATATGTTCTCCTAATGTATTTCATGCTGTTCAGTCAATAAAAGCAATGGAAAACGGGAAACATGTTTTATGTGAAAAACCAATATGTTTAACTGTAAAAGAGGCAGAAGACATATTTAAAACTGTTGAAAAAACAAAAAAAGTTTTTATGGGTGCTTTTCCGAGAAGATTTCTTGGA includes:
- a CDS encoding sugar phosphate isomerase/epimerase family protein: MKIGCQEGLLPGRDLSEKFEIARKIGFEGIEVWGRGLLEVPEKIDEYKKISEKIGIKISSICAGYRNFLLEAEKENRTKAREDIKKLLEIGKELEVIGLILVPIFGSPKVPDLTPYKNAYELEKELLFSQLPEIVEKAEETKCALLLEPLNRYETHFLNRLEQAVEYCEKINSPYLKIMADFFHMSIEEADIAESIERAGKWIAHVHLADSNRILPGMGHTDFESGFKALKKINFENYMVLECGVPEPRKENLRKSFNFMKNILNKI
- a CDS encoding deoxyribonuclease IV, producing the protein MRVGAHLWIGEGIEKTLEYCEYLGCNCFQIFLSNPRSWKRKEKSIEEIIRFREKIKLKKIKPIVIHMPYILNVAENNIKEKKKIVQLLEKEIEESENLKADFYVLHPGFHKGIGEKKGIENVINTLKNFSISKIKILLENTSGQGTSIGYKFEHFSFLFDRLGDNFGVCFDTAHAFQSGYNLKNFEKVKENIEKFIPLSYILLIHANDSKTELNSKTDRHEHIGKGKIGIKGFEEIIKDEYFGNLSYIIETPKLSLKEDKKNIEILKKIGEKYGKI
- a CDS encoding Gfo/Idh/MocA family oxidoreductase, with the translated sequence MEIKISFIGCGGIANAHMNALSKIEGVKFVGMCDVDENKAKAASEKFGGKVYTDYKKMLEQLELDACYICVPPFAHEEQEEMCIEKNIPFLVEKPIHLNKNKVKKIVEKIKEKNLITAVGYQDRYQDIIAYIKPFFSEGNLGFFAGWWVGGMPGVYWWRRKEMSGGQAVEQTTHIFDMARYLVGEPVEVFAVKRVGLMKDVENYNVEDASAVSVYFEDGTFGVIFSGCFLKVPGKCGLDFYFKDKTIEYTERHKIKINYGNKIEEIYEKGDLLLKEDSAFIEAVRTKNQSLIKSSYEDGYKSLMFTLYANEAMEKNKVVKVKY